Proteins from a genomic interval of Neisseria arctica:
- a CDS encoding ABC transporter ATP-binding protein, which produces MLELKQICKRFGSKIVSDNISLSVASGSILAILGPSGCGKSTLLNIAAGLVEPDSGEVWINGENRTHTPPEKRRVALMFQDYALFPHLNAWQNVAFGLKMQGISKEEARVRAEEALASVGLAAETERQVDALSGGEKQRVALARALAVSPQLLLLDEPFSSLDTGLRQQLREQTQAQIRRQKVPAILVTHDPEEALALADYLALMNKGRLIQYGKPQEVLQRPVNAWVAKLLGADNVNETRYIPQHALVFNHEEGQPSEILQITPNADYCRLLLLHPQYGEIVLNLDWQRVGGKDLKVGEIWNILISANQIAYF; this is translated from the coding sequence CGCTTCGGCAGCAAAATTGTATCCGACAATATCAGCTTGAGTGTGGCCTCCGGTTCGATACTGGCTATTTTAGGGCCTTCAGGCTGCGGTAAGTCTACATTGTTAAATATTGCAGCCGGCCTAGTAGAGCCTGATAGCGGTGAAGTATGGATAAACGGTGAAAATCGAACACACACGCCGCCTGAGAAACGCCGTGTTGCCTTGATGTTTCAAGATTATGCTTTGTTTCCCCATCTAAATGCCTGGCAAAATGTCGCTTTCGGTTTGAAAATGCAGGGTATTTCAAAAGAGGAAGCCAGAGTAAGGGCAGAAGAAGCATTGGCATCAGTAGGGTTGGCGGCCGAAACTGAAAGACAGGTAGATGCGCTCTCAGGAGGTGAAAAGCAGCGTGTAGCCTTAGCCCGAGCATTGGCGGTATCCCCGCAACTACTGCTGTTGGATGAACCGTTTTCCAGTCTAGATACAGGTTTGCGCCAACAATTGCGCGAACAAACCCAAGCGCAAATACGCAGGCAAAAAGTCCCTGCCATATTGGTAACGCACGATCCTGAAGAAGCTTTGGCTTTGGCGGATTATTTGGCATTGATGAATAAAGGCCGGCTTATACAATACGGCAAGCCGCAAGAAGTTTTACAACGCCCGGTGAATGCTTGGGTAGCCAAATTATTGGGTGCGGATAATGTCAATGAAACACGCTATATCCCGCAACATGCGCTGGTATTTAACCATGAAGAAGGGCAGCCAAGTGAGATTTTGCAAATTACCCCGAATGCCGACTACTGCCGATTGCTGTTGTTGCATCCCCAATATGGAGAAATAGTGCTGAATCTGGACTGGCAGAGGGTTGGGGGGAAGGATTTGAAGGTGGGAGAGATATGGAATATATTGATAAGTGCGAATCAGATTGCTTATTTTTAG
- a CDS encoding pilin, producing MKAIQKGFTLIELMIVVAIIGILAVVALPMYQDYSAKAQWSEAPSISDGVKKDIALHYGLNNTCLTNGEGGIAAEDAITGKYVDSVTAGGTAADDGSGGCTVTVTFKTEGVNAKLSGKTVTYTLDQSDNKSEWNCSSNVDSTILPTSCSAD from the coding sequence ATGAAAGCAATCCAAAAAGGTTTTACTCTGATCGAATTGATGATCGTTGTAGCGATTATCGGTATTTTGGCTGTAGTAGCCTTGCCAATGTACCAAGACTATTCAGCAAAAGCCCAATGGTCTGAAGCACCAAGTATTTCAGACGGCGTGAAAAAAGATATAGCATTACACTATGGTCTAAATAATACTTGTTTAACAAATGGGGAAGGTGGCATTGCCGCTGAAGACGCTATTACTGGTAAATACGTTGATTCAGTTACCGCAGGTGGCACTGCAGCTGATGACGGTAGTGGCGGCTGCACAGTTACAGTTACCTTCAAAACCGAAGGTGTAAATGCGAAGTTAAGCGGCAAAACAGTTACTTATACCTTAGATCAGTCTGATAATAAGAGTGAGTGGAACTGTAGTTCTAACGTAGACAGCACTATTCTGCCTACTTCATGCTCTGCTGACTAA
- the yacG gene encoding DNA gyrase inhibitor YacG → MKQTEFPIVKCPTCGNSVAWLPESLYRPFCSQRCKLIDLGSWANEEYTVEAQEDNIETLQ, encoded by the coding sequence ATGAAACAAACAGAATTTCCGATCGTTAAATGCCCAACCTGCGGCAACTCCGTAGCTTGGCTTCCTGAAAGCCTCTACCGCCCATTTTGCAGCCAGCGCTGCAAGCTTATTGATCTAGGATCCTGGGCGAACGAAGAATATACCGTTGAAGCTCAAGAGGATAATATAGAAACCTTGCAATAA
- the zapD gene encoding cell division protein ZapD, protein MIRFEHPLSERVRSFLRIEHLFNRFHAECERDNGPWAHHLALFTLFEIMECAARAELKLDILQELERQKKLLSSSRLTASEITLRHEELQKVAENLQGIQQKFGQHLRENEWLMAIKQRMLVPGGTSPFDLSSYYFWQQQSFEYRLADLHRWIATLMPTYHAINTLLNILRSNTRAVDCIATGGNYQHNSLAQNIHMLTIELDSNRHALPEVSANKYFTHIRFLSASQECARGRPITEDVPFKLIMSSFDPVVV, encoded by the coding sequence ATGATTCGCTTCGAACATCCACTCTCCGAACGTGTACGCAGCTTTCTGCGTATCGAGCATCTGTTTAACCGTTTTCATGCTGAATGTGAGCGCGATAACGGTCCATGGGCACACCATCTGGCTCTCTTCACATTATTTGAAATTATGGAGTGTGCTGCTAGGGCAGAGCTCAAGCTTGATATACTGCAAGAATTGGAACGGCAAAAAAAACTCCTTTCCTCAAGCAGATTAACCGCCTCGGAAATTACCTTGCGACATGAAGAGTTGCAAAAAGTAGCGGAAAATTTACAAGGTATCCAACAAAAATTTGGCCAACACTTACGTGAGAATGAGTGGCTGATGGCTATCAAACAGCGTATGCTGGTACCGGGCGGCACAAGCCCGTTTGACCTATCATCTTACTATTTCTGGCAACAGCAATCATTCGAATACCGTTTGGCCGATCTTCACCGCTGGATTGCCACCCTAATGCCTACCTATCACGCTATCAATACATTATTGAATATCTTGCGCAGCAATACGCGCGCCGTAGATTGTATTGCAACAGGTGGAAACTACCAGCACAACAGCTTGGCACAAAATATCCATATGCTCACCATTGAGTTGGACTCCAACCGCCACGCCCTACCCGAAGTTTCCGCCAATAAATATTTTACCCACATACGCTTTCTTTCCGCTTCCCAAGAATGCGCCCGCGGTCGTCCTATTACAGAAGATGTTCCTTTCAAACTGATTATGTCGAGTTTCGATCCTGTTGTAGTTTAA
- the coaE gene encoding dephospho-CoA kinase (Dephospho-CoA kinase (CoaE) performs the final step in coenzyme A biosynthesis.) has translation MTYWIGLTGGIGSGKSAVAALFSKLGVPLIDADNISRSLTAENGAALIPIRNLFGNQMFDTTGRLNRTALRTLVFNNPQAKKQLEALMFPLILDNIRLQQQQAAAVYGIIEIPQLIENPLFWPLVQRILVIDAEESIQIKRVISRSGLSEHEIIRIMANQANRRQRYKLADDVLANNTTLEILNDKVQRLHTYYQEIFSHSQQKTS, from the coding sequence ATGACTTACTGGATAGGGCTTACAGGCGGCATAGGCAGCGGCAAATCAGCCGTAGCGGCACTATTTTCCAAGCTTGGGGTTCCGCTGATAGATGCAGATAATATCAGCCGCAGTCTTACTGCAGAAAACGGCGCCGCCTTAATCCCAATACGAAACCTATTCGGCAATCAGATGTTTGATACAACAGGCCGTCTGAACCGTACTGCCTTAAGAACTTTAGTATTCAACAATCCACAAGCAAAAAAGCAGCTTGAAGCTCTGATGTTTCCGCTTATTTTGGATAATATCCGCTTACAACAGCAACAAGCAGCAGCCGTTTACGGTATTATCGAAATCCCCCAATTGATCGAAAACCCTTTGTTTTGGCCATTAGTACAGCGGATTTTGGTAATAGACGCTGAAGAAAGCATACAAATCAAACGCGTCATCAGCCGGAGCGGCTTATCAGAACACGAAATCATCCGTATAATGGCCAATCAAGCCAACCGTCGGCAACGTTACAAATTGGCTGATGATGTATTGGCCAACAATACCACGCTTGAAATATTAAACGATAAGGTGCAAAGACTACACACCTACTATCAAGAAATATTCTCCCACTCACAACAAAAAACTTCATGA
- a CDS encoding prepilin peptidase: MDWQTFAPFAIPLATLFGLLVGSFLNVVIYRTPIMMEQSWTTFAKEHLSIPLTDEERQPFNLIKPDSRCPKCASPVKAWQNIPVISYLLLKGKCHHCHTPISKRYPLVELLTAALFATVAWQYGWSWLTLGGLVFTAFLLALTFIDADTQYLPDQLTLPLIWLGLLFNLNGAFIPLTSSVLGAVTGYMSLWLLCYLYKIATGKIGIGGGDFKLLAALGAWLGLGVLPVIVFSAALIGIISALITRVSKGQPFAFGPSLAIAGWLVFIFNQPVHTAIEWWLRSSGFTG, translated from the coding sequence ATGGATTGGCAAACTTTTGCACCTTTCGCCATCCCATTGGCAACCCTATTCGGCCTGCTAGTCGGAAGTTTTTTGAATGTTGTGATTTACCGTACCCCTATCATGATGGAGCAGAGCTGGACTACATTTGCAAAAGAGCATTTGAGTATTCCTCTAACCGATGAAGAACGGCAACCCTTTAATCTGATTAAGCCCGACTCACGCTGCCCTAAATGTGCCTCACCGGTAAAAGCTTGGCAGAATATTCCCGTTATCAGCTATCTTTTACTGAAAGGAAAATGCCATCATTGCCACACACCAATCAGTAAACGCTATCCGCTTGTTGAATTGTTAACCGCCGCATTATTTGCCACCGTCGCTTGGCAATATGGTTGGAGTTGGCTCACATTAGGCGGCTTGGTTTTCACTGCATTTTTATTAGCACTAACCTTTATTGATGCAGATACCCAATATTTGCCGGATCAGCTGACCCTGCCACTCATTTGGCTTGGGCTTTTATTCAACCTAAATGGTGCTTTTATCCCCCTTACCTCCTCAGTTTTAGGGGCAGTAACAGGTTATATGAGCTTATGGCTGCTGTGCTACCTATATAAAATAGCGACCGGAAAAATCGGTATAGGCGGCGGTGATTTCAAATTATTGGCTGCACTAGGCGCATGGCTGGGCTTAGGCGTCTTACCCGTCATTGTATTCTCAGCAGCGCTTATTGGCATTATCAGCGCACTAATCACGCGTGTTTCGAAAGGCCAACCTTTTGCTTTCGGACCAAGCTTGGCAATTGCAGGCTGGTTGGTTTTTATATTTAACCAACCAGTACACACAGCCATCGAATGGTGGTTGCGCTCCTCCGGATTTACAGGATGA
- a CDS encoding type II secretion system F family protein produces the protein MSQNQKKSSIFTARTKGKRFSFEGKNTHTDQLVRGEVAAKDEDEARKKLQRRGIKPIRISKVKEVRKRRITQEDITVFTRQLATMMKAGLPLMQAFEIVARGHANPAMTQMLMQIRAEVEQGSSLSRAFAKHPKYFDRFYCNLIAAGETGGVLEGLLDKLALYKEKTQAIKRKVKSALTYPVAVVTVAIALIIIMMMFVLPAFKEIYSNMGAELPGLTLIMMSISDFFVAYGWLIILGIIAGIFILYKFHERSPSFQKRVDTLLLRLPIFGIIVRKATIARWARTTSTLFAAGVPLVEALDSVAGAAGNILYEEGTQNIRAKVNQGLSLTSSMQATDLFPNMVLQMASIGEESGSLDDMLNKAAEFYEDEVDNAVGQLSTLMEPIIMVVLGSIIGVILIAMYLPLFNLGNVVG, from the coding sequence ATGAGTCAAAACCAAAAAAAGAGCAGCATTTTTACTGCCAGAACCAAGGGAAAGCGTTTTAGCTTTGAAGGGAAAAACACCCATACCGACCAACTCGTCCGCGGTGAAGTAGCTGCAAAAGACGAGGATGAAGCACGCAAAAAACTTCAGCGCCGCGGCATCAAACCTATCCGTATCAGTAAGGTAAAAGAAGTTAGAAAACGTCGTATTACGCAAGAAGACATCACCGTTTTCACCCGCCAATTGGCAACCATGATGAAAGCCGGGCTGCCATTAATGCAGGCTTTTGAAATCGTTGCACGCGGCCATGCCAACCCGGCAATGACCCAAATGCTGATGCAGATACGCGCAGAGGTAGAGCAGGGCAGCTCATTATCCCGTGCATTTGCCAAACATCCGAAATATTTTGACCGTTTTTACTGTAATCTGATTGCGGCTGGTGAAACAGGTGGGGTGTTGGAAGGCCTGCTGGACAAATTGGCTTTATATAAAGAAAAAACCCAAGCAATTAAACGTAAAGTTAAAAGTGCTCTTACCTATCCTGTTGCAGTCGTTACGGTTGCAATTGCCTTAATCATTATTATGATGATGTTTGTGTTACCAGCGTTTAAAGAAATATATAGCAATATGGGAGCTGAGCTACCCGGATTGACATTGATTATGATGTCTATTTCTGATTTTTTTGTTGCCTATGGCTGGTTAATCATTTTGGGTATCATTGCAGGTATATTTATTTTATACAAATTTCATGAGCGTTCACCATCATTTCAAAAGCGTGTAGATACCCTACTTTTACGTTTACCTATTTTCGGAATCATCGTCCGAAAAGCGACTATCGCACGTTGGGCACGAACTACATCTACTCTTTTCGCTGCAGGGGTACCACTAGTTGAAGCATTAGATTCTGTAGCAGGGGCTGCCGGTAATATTCTATACGAAGAAGGAACTCAAAATATTCGTGCCAAAGTTAACCAAGGTTTGTCTCTTACATCCAGCATGCAAGCCACAGACCTCTTTCCAAACATGGTATTACAAATGGCTTCGATTGGTGAAGAATCCGGCTCTCTTGATGATATGTTGAACAAAGCTGCTGAGTTCTATGAAGATGAAGTAGATAATGCGGTCGGCCAATTATCTACACTGATGGAACCTATTATTATGGTCGTGTTAGGCTCAATTATCGGCGTAATACTGATTGCCATGTATCTACCGTTATTTAATCTTGGTAACGTGGTGGGCTAA
- the pilB gene encoding type IV-A pilus assembly ATPase PilB — protein MSVGLLRVLVQSQIVTGDKIERYQKALDDYKDIIPMLFDEHIITPQALGELLARIFSYPLLDLRYFPRTNILTDVLTEEQMLQNRCIPIFRRGRKVFLAVSDPTQIQNFQKAAFTSGTSIDLVIVRDDQLSTLLEWLGQRSTAILNEISKEQSDSAQQGGMLYVDNEEAEDGPIARFIHKTLSDALSAGASDIHFEFYEQMARVRFRVDGQLREVVQPPVAVRGQLASRIKVMARLDISEKRVPQDGRIQIAFHKHGRPIDFRVSTLPTLFGEKVVMRILNSDAGSLNIDQLGFEPFQKELLLDAIHRPYGMVLVTGPTGSGKTVSLYTCLNILNTENVNIATAEDPAEINLPGINQVNVNDKQGLTFAAALKAFLRQDPDIIMVGEIRDLETADIAIKAAQTGHMVFSTLHTNNAPATLSRMLNMGVAPFNIASSVSLIMAQRLLRRLCPNCKAPAERPPLPALKKAGFSDEDIAKDWTLYRPVGCDSCRGKGFKGRVGVYEVMPVTEEMQRVIMENGTEIDIQNMAYKQGMVDLRHAGLLKVMQGLTSLEEVLANTND, from the coding sequence ATGAGTGTTGGGTTATTAAGAGTACTGGTACAAAGCCAGATCGTGACCGGCGATAAAATCGAGCGCTATCAAAAAGCATTGGATGATTACAAAGACATCATCCCCATGCTTTTCGATGAACACATCATCACACCCCAAGCACTGGGTGAATTATTAGCCCGCATTTTTAGCTATCCACTGTTGGATCTGCGCTACTTTCCCCGTACCAATATCCTTACCGATGTGTTGACGGAAGAACAAATGCTGCAGAACCGCTGCATACCGATTTTCCGCCGCGGTCGGAAAGTATTTTTAGCCGTCTCCGACCCCACCCAAATTCAAAACTTCCAAAAGGCCGCCTTCACCTCAGGCACATCAATAGATTTGGTCATCGTCCGTGACGATCAACTCAGCACCCTGCTCGAATGGTTAGGACAAAGGTCAACAGCCATCCTTAATGAAATCAGCAAAGAACAATCGGATTCGGCCCAGCAGGGCGGTATGCTGTATGTGGATAACGAAGAAGCCGAAGATGGTCCGATTGCCCGGTTCATCCACAAAACCTTATCCGATGCCCTTAGTGCCGGCGCTTCAGATATCCATTTTGAATTTTACGAACAAATGGCTCGCGTACGTTTCCGCGTAGACGGGCAGTTGCGTGAAGTAGTCCAACCTCCCGTAGCCGTACGCGGACAATTGGCTTCACGCATCAAAGTAATGGCAAGACTCGATATTTCCGAAAAGCGTGTACCGCAAGACGGTAGAATTCAAATCGCATTTCACAAACATGGCCGCCCGATTGACTTCCGTGTCAGCACACTGCCCACCTTGTTTGGCGAAAAAGTAGTGATGCGGATTCTGAATTCAGATGCCGGCTCCCTAAATATCGACCAACTCGGTTTCGAGCCTTTCCAAAAAGAATTACTGCTCGATGCCATTCACCGCCCCTACGGCATGGTTTTGGTGACCGGTCCGACAGGCTCGGGCAAAACCGTCTCACTGTATACCTGTCTGAATATTCTGAATACCGAAAATGTAAACATTGCCACGGCGGAAGACCCGGCAGAAATTAATTTACCCGGCATTAACCAAGTCAACGTAAATGACAAACAAGGTCTTACCTTTGCCGCTGCCCTGAAAGCATTCTTGCGTCAAGATCCGGACATTATCATGGTAGGGGAGATCCGCGACCTTGAAACGGCCGACATCGCCATTAAAGCCGCACAAACCGGTCACATGGTATTCTCAACCCTACACACCAATAATGCCCCTGCCACTTTGTCCCGCATGCTCAATATGGGCGTTGCCCCATTTAATATCGCCAGTTCGGTCAGCCTGATTATGGCACAGCGCTTGCTACGCCGTTTATGTCCAAACTGTAAAGCACCTGCCGAGCGTCCACCGCTGCCGGCACTGAAAAAAGCAGGTTTTTCAGATGAGGATATTGCAAAAGATTGGACGCTATACCGCCCCGTCGGTTGTGACAGCTGCCGGGGTAAAGGATTCAAAGGACGTGTAGGCGTCTATGAAGTTATGCCGGTCACCGAAGAAATGCAACGCGTGATCATGGAAAACGGCACCGAAATTGATATCCAAAATATGGCTTATAAACAAGGCATGGTAGACTTACGCCATGCAGGTTTATTAAAAGTTATGCAAGGGCTGACCTCACTAGAAGAAGTATTGGCAAATACCAACGATTAA
- a CDS encoding RnfABCDGE type electron transport complex subunit B, whose translation MRHPYDTRTQPVFARIYHQLNPFLYIGKSPHIHQCRLKFFRRHCIVRCTIYHCINLLEYSAFDFQAYSAMSTNVDTINRLLPQTQCRECGYQGCLPYAEALVANQADIHLCAPGGEVVMQDLSQLLKRQPQTPAKIQTPALAWIDENVCIGCTACIRACPVDAIMGASKLMHTVLAEECTGCRLCIPACPVDCIHMRPVQVSHLPISRSLAQQNNPRFAAAEHAQARYQWHTDRKIRDAAERKTYLAERETASKIKTQTTTETASAPASNAFNPTALIAQAMARAQAQQAQRTVPANRETYQAQQVEEAKARATYRRAQRDLKYGTESEKAAALEWLRAYKAEQEQAKNNSSPSN comes from the coding sequence ATGCGACACCCGTATGACACGCGAACGCAGCCAGTATTTGCGCGGATATACCATCAATTAAATCCGTTCCTATATATTGGAAAAAGCCCGCACATACATCAATGCCGTCTGAAATTTTTCAGACGGCATTGCATTGTCCGATGTACTATTTACCATTGCATCAATCTGTTAGAATACAGCGCTTTTGATTTCCAAGCATATTCCGCCATGAGTACCAATGTCGACACCATCAACCGCCTGCTGCCTCAAACCCAATGCCGGGAATGCGGCTATCAAGGCTGTCTGCCTTATGCAGAAGCTTTGGTCGCCAATCAAGCCGACATCCATCTATGTGCGCCCGGCGGAGAAGTCGTCATGCAAGATCTATCGCAGTTGCTCAAACGCCAACCACAAACTCCAGCGAAAATCCAAACTCCCGCACTTGCTTGGATAGATGAAAACGTTTGCATCGGCTGTACCGCATGTATCCGCGCCTGCCCTGTTGATGCCATTATGGGTGCGTCCAAATTAATGCATACCGTACTGGCGGAAGAATGTACCGGCTGCCGCCTGTGTATTCCCGCCTGCCCCGTCGATTGCATCCATATGCGGCCTGTACAAGTCTCCCATCTACCGATTTCGCGTTCTCTAGCGCAACAAAACAATCCACGGTTTGCCGCTGCCGAACATGCCCAAGCACGATACCAATGGCACACTGATCGCAAAATACGCGATGCCGCCGAACGCAAAACTTATCTGGCCGAACGTGAAACCGCTTCAAAAATTAAAACCCAAACAACAACAGAAACTGCAAGCGCGCCCGCATCCAACGCTTTTAACCCCACAGCCCTGATTGCCCAAGCCATGGCCCGTGCTCAAGCACAACAAGCCCAACGAACCGTACCAGCAAACAGAGAAACCTACCAAGCACAACAAGTTGAAGAGGCCAAAGCACGGGCAACATACCGACGGGCCCAACGCGATTTGAAATACGGTACCGAATCAGAAAAAGCCGCCGCTCTTGAATGGTTACGCGCTTATAAAGCAGAACAGGAACAGGCCAAAAACAACTCCTCCCCATCAAATTAA
- a CDS encoding lysozyme inhibitor LprI family protein, whose amino-acid sequence MHSKKWLTLALMATTLSACSDKAEENTTQLACNDPAVIQNVRNNIQDTIKQDARAFAQNDTRQFVDADKVIAAASELLINLENAKQENRNGTQVCTANLDIRIPAGNLTATQTNSPLLYPDQTIPQIIQQRTTGTTLQYDGSGRFTQNISYTPVTDNGLKAVNYTDNNLTSTAQLLSAVLMPYGIKDILVINGQPVNRADALNYLKQPPVELPPSLDPQDILDNNAASTVMSGTENTQPAEVLTPAITNNEEILFSANELEQARTNNRNADNEINALWNRIDPTVQQSLLSEQRSWIQSKNNSCRQAAATANTTLQAEYMQLQCDTRMTRERSQYLRGYTIN is encoded by the coding sequence ATGCATTCAAAAAAATGGCTCACCTTGGCACTTATGGCAACAACATTAAGCGCCTGTAGCGATAAAGCAGAAGAAAATACTACGCAACTGGCCTGTAACGATCCGGCCGTTATACAAAACGTACGTAATAATATCCAAGACACTATCAAACAAGACGCCCGTGCTTTCGCACAAAACGATACCCGCCAATTTGTCGATGCAGATAAAGTGATTGCGGCGGCAAGCGAATTGTTAATTAATCTTGAAAACGCCAAACAAGAAAACCGTAACGGTACACAAGTCTGCACAGCCAATCTGGACATCCGGATTCCGGCAGGTAATTTAACCGCTACTCAAACCAACAGCCCACTGCTGTACCCCGACCAAACCATTCCCCAAATCATCCAACAGCGTACCACCGGAACGACCTTGCAATACGATGGCAGCGGCCGCTTCACACAAAATATCAGCTACACGCCGGTTACAGATAACGGACTTAAAGCTGTCAATTATACCGACAACAATCTAACCTCTACCGCACAGCTATTGTCAGCAGTCCTGATGCCATACGGAATTAAAGACATCCTTGTCATAAACGGCCAGCCCGTTAACCGTGCTGATGCACTTAACTATCTGAAACAACCGCCGGTAGAGCTTCCGCCATCACTCGATCCCCAAGATATTCTGGATAATAATGCCGCCAGTACGGTTATGAGCGGAACTGAAAATACCCAACCTGCAGAAGTGCTCACCCCCGCTATTACCAATAATGAAGAAATCCTCTTTTCGGCTAACGAATTGGAGCAAGCCCGCACCAACAACCGCAATGCCGATAATGAAATCAACGCATTATGGAACCGCATTGATCCTACCGTACAACAAAGCCTGTTAAGCGAGCAGCGCAGCTGGATTCAAAGCAAAAATAACAGCTGCCGCCAAGCCGCTGCAACCGCCAATACAACCTTACAGGCCGAATATATGCAGCTGCAATGCGACACCCGTATGACACGCGAACGCAGCCAGTATTTGCGCGGATATACCATCAATTAA